From Medicago truncatula cultivar Jemalong A17 chromosome 7, MtrunA17r5.0-ANR, whole genome shotgun sequence, a single genomic window includes:
- the LOC120576820 gene encoding uncharacterized protein — translation MDDKNIPQQVAFIVDKYLLDNNFSSTRSTFRDEASSLIPKEQKSLITLDEMLDAYISLKEHKIMMDQEKFMLAQEKNQVQNLLQGLHDVMTTYNASGNLPSTSAKFALALVPQSVVSNKSQPGVPTSLPNISNTRSQPLSSNSDANGRNISTFNVNLSEGKRKETSAMDAPSAAKRCCSSLSPWDGHILLQQFDDIAFNNPTAI, via the exons ATGGACGATAAAAACATCCCTCAACAGGTTGCATTCATCGTTGACAAATACCTGTTGGacaacaatttttcatcaactCGTTCCACTTTCAGAGACGAAGCTTCTTCTCTCATTCCTAAG GAGCAAAAGAGTTTGATAACATTGGATGAGATGTTGGATGCGTATATTAGCTTGAAAGAGCATAAGATTATGATGGATCAAGAAAAGTTTATGTTAGCACAAGAGAAAAATCAAGTTCAGAATTTACTTCAAGGTCTGCATGATGTCATGACTACTTACAATGCCAGTGGAAACCTTCCTTCAACTTCTGCAAAATTTGCTCTCGCACTCGTTCCTCAATCGGTCGTTAGTAACAAATCTCAGCCAG gTGTTCCTACTTCTCTGCCAAACATATCAAATACACGGTCACAACCTCTTTCGAGCAATTCAGATGCTAATGGTAGGAACATTTCGACATTCAACGTGAATTTATCTGAAGGAAAGAGAAAGGAGACCTCAGCTATGGATGCTCCTTCAGCAGCAAAAAGATGTTGTAGCAGTCTATCTCCATGGGATGGTCATATCTTACTACAACAATTCGATGATATTGCTTTCAATAATCCAACGGCAATTTAG
- the LOC120577056 gene encoding uncharacterized protein encodes MLEELQENWEEDSSPKKAKRTITSETIVMPSFEASEELKQYAREYSASKIAERKRMKELSISSFFVLMAAKVIPEQVAFLVDKYLLDHNFSSTRYTFRNEASRLFAHSPIQEAPKNLMTLDEILYEYISLKNHKVTMDQEMFIIEQEKNRNMMLLQGMHNVTAAYIAGGNCPPPAAKSSPEFVLQTRINNKSYPGELRELFDVLINKKTSCEYLNDHHFTQLLTTFSFNYLQHA; translated from the exons ATGTTGGAAGAGCTGCAAGAAAACTGGGAAGAAGAttcaagccccaagaaggcaaaaagaaCTATAACTTCTGAGACTATAGTCATGCCTAGTTTTGAAGCTTCTGAGGAATTAAAGCAATATGCTAGGGagtattctgcatccaagatagcagaaaggaAACGGATGAAGGAATT GTCTATATCTTCATTCTTTGTTCTAATGGCGGCAAAAGTCATCCCTGAACAAGTTGCTTTTTTAGTTGACAAATACCTCTTGGACCATAACTTCTCATCCACTCGTTACACATTCAGAAACGAAGCTTCTCGTCTCTTCGCCCATTCTCCTATTCAAGAG GCACCTAAGAATTTGATGACATTGGATGAGATATTATATGAGTATATCAGCCTGAAAAATCATAAGGTGACAATGGATCAAGAAATGTTTATcatagaacaagagaaaaataGGAATATGATGTTATTACAAGGGATGCATAATGTCACGGCGGCTTACATTGCCGGTGGAAACTGTCCCCCACCTGCTGCAAAATCTTCTCCCGAGTTTGTTCTGCAAACAAGAATTAATAATAAATCTTATCCAG GAGAACTTAGAGAACTATTTGATGTTCTAATCAACAAAAAAACCTCATGTGAATACCTAAACGATCATCACTTCACACAATTACTAACTACTTTCTCGTTTAATTATTTACAGCATGCTTAA